A segment of the Doryrhamphus excisus isolate RoL2022-K1 chromosome 7, RoL_Dexc_1.0, whole genome shotgun sequence genome:
cacaaaaaaataaaataaaaagttgagATTTAAACGTTTGGAATCGGCGATTTAAATGAATTTGGATGAGATAATCGGCACTGCTTACCGCCAAGTCCCTGGTTGCTTTCCTCATTTTGGTTGTTTTCATGATCTTCTTCACCATCTTGGACAGCTGCTGACTGCGGTTTGTTTACCTCATTTTGGGCTTCGACTACCTTTTCCTCCCGCTGTTCCGAGCTCAGCTTCTCGGCGGGCGTCGGGTTTTCTAAACCCAACCATGACCCTAAACCTCGTAGCATTTTAAAGACtgactaaaaaacaaacaacgaTTTGAGTGGGCGACGCTAGCTAGAGTGGCAGATTACGTTGTATGCTACCAGGAAGTAGTTTCTTCTTCGCTTATTTAAATTAGTGtgtactgacacctagcggctGTACAGCGACATGACAGCTGAAGTCTGCGAGTTTAAAAGGTTTCCAGAAGTGAGCAGAAGG
Coding sequences within it:
- the LOC131131919 gene encoding synapse-associated protein 1-like, coding for MLRGLGSWLGLENPTPAEKLSSEQREEKVVEAQNEVNKPQSAAVQDGEEDHENNQNEESNQGLGDYIFSFASSMTKKISDSVVETSQTIKKSVEEGKIDGIIDK